The window TTGTCTGGTGCTTCATGAAATGATGAATTTTATATTATCTTTAAAATTGTGTGGAGATGAAATGAGCAAGAAAGTTACGTTTGTTCCAATTTCCATTATCAGATACGTTTAGTTACATTCACGAAATCTTAGAAAGAGGACTGAGGTGTAAGATATGAAAAAAATTTTCTATGTACTGCTTTTTCTTTTATTATCTCACGTAGTAACTGCAGATGTTCAGTCTGAAGCTGAAAAAGTATTGAAAGCGTCTGTTAATGAAGTCTTTACGATATTGTCTGATGAAGGGCTGACGTTAGAACAGAAGAAAGAGAAAGTTATTACGATTATTACTAAGGTTTTTAATTTGCCATTAATGGCAAAATTATCCGTGGGGAAAAAGTACTGGTCAAAGTTCCACCCTGAACAGAAGACTGAGTTTATAAATCTCTTTATCAAAGATTTTCAAGATTTTTATGTTGATAAGATAAATCTTTTCAGTGATGAAAAAATTGAATTTCTCCCACCGATTTTTATGGATAAAAAGAAAGTGAAGATACCGACATTATTGCACTCCAAGGATAAGAAGTTTTCGATTTTATACATGATGTTCAAGTCCCGGGATGGGTGGAAGATATATGATGTCTCCATTGAAGGTGTGAGTATACTTCATACAGGCCGGCAACAGTTTCAAAATATCCTTGCCGGCGGCAAAGTTGAAGATCTGCTCACAAAAATGAGAGAAAAAATGAAAAATGAAAATTCATGACACTCATCTTCTTTTCTAGTCGTTTGTTCTTCTTGCAGCTCTTTATTTTATGTAATCAGTTCTTATGAATATTTATTCCAGGTTTATTTTAAGCAGACCAATCCTTGTCATTCTCGCGTTGCTCGGATTATTCACGTATCTTGGTTTTCATCTTAAGGATTTCAGGCTTGATGCTTCTGCAGATTCTCTGATACTTGAGAATGACAGAGATTTTCAGTATTTTCTTAAAACAAACAAGACGTACGGTGCAAGTACTTACCTGTTTGTCACATATAAACCTGCGGGAGATATTTTTTCCCATGAGACGCTGAAAAATCTTGCTTCATTGCGGGATGAATTGAAGGCAATGAAGCGAGTTGTCTCTGTTTTTACCATCCTCGACGTTCCTCTCCTGAGTAATCCGCCAGTACCGATCAAGGAGTTGTTGGGTAATATCAAAAATCTGGAAGATCCTGCTGTTGATTTTGAACTTGCACGGAGTGAGTTAAGTAATAGCCCGATTTATCAGGAGCTGCTGATAAGTTCTGATTTGAAGATGACTATGCTTGTTGTCAATTTTGCTGAAGACGAGGAGTATGACAGGCTCATCCTGAGACGGGGTGAGTTGCTGAAGAAAAAGAAAGATAAAACCATTACGCCTGCTCAAGCAGCTGAACTGGAAGAGATTACCATAAAGTATAGAGAATGTAAAATTCGACTCGACAGGGAGAGACACAGCGATATTGCTGCTATTCGTGAAATAAAGGAGAGATATGGAGATGATGGGGAACTGTTTCTCGGCGGCGTATCAATGATTGCTGATGATATGACCACGTTTATCAGAAATGATATCAAAATCTTTGGGATCGGTATTTTCATCTTTCTGATTGTTACCCTCGGTGTGATTTTTAGAAAAATTCGGTGGGTTGTTTTGCCGATTCTCTGTTGTGCGCTCTCGGTGCTTGCAATGATAGGATTGCTCGGCATGTTTGGGTGGGAGGTCACCGTAATATCTTCAAACTTTATCTCTCTCCAGCTTATTATCACCATGGCTTTGACTATTCACCTGATTGTTCGATACCAGGAACTGTCGGTGGAGAATCCTGATTGGACTGAGCAGCAGCTTGTAAAGGAAACGGTATTTTCAAAATTTGTTCCCTGCCTGTACACAACTTTAACAACAATTGCAGGTTTCAGCTCTTTGCTGGTGTGTGATATTCTGCCTATCATTACCTTTGGTTGGATGATGAGCGTTGGACTTATTGTATCTCTTATCATTACATTTTTACTCTTCCCCGCTGCACTTTATCTATTACCCAAAGGTAAATCAAGAGAGGATCGACAGTTTGGCAGGCCAATCACACAGTTTCTGGCGAAGGTAACAGAGCATAATCCAAAGACAGTGTTTGTTTTAAGTGGTGTTCTGGCGGCCGTGATTGTCGTTGGTGCTTTAAGGCTCACCGTTGAAAACAGTTTTATCGATTATTTCAGAGATTCAACGGAGATATATCAGGGGATGAAGGTTATTGATCAGGATATGGGAGGGACAACACCTCTTGATATTCTAGTGAATTTTGAGAAGGAGAACGATCCACCTTTGCCTCAAGAAACTGTTTCAGCCTCTGGAGCAGATATTTCTGATGATTTTAGTGAGTTTGATGAGTTTGATGATTTTGGTGAGTTTGACGAGGAGGACTCTGATAAGTATTGGTTTACCGCTGATAAGATGGCATTGATTACAAAAGTCCATAATTATCTGGAGAGTTTGCCGGAAATTGGAAAGGTGTTGTCCCTTGGAACAATGATGAAGGTTGCGGAGGTCTTTACTGAAGGCAAGCCCCTTGATAATTTTCAGCTGGCGCTTCTTTATACTCAGTTACCTGATAAATTCAAGAGTATGATCCTTACGCCATATGTTTCTGTTGCGGATAACCAGGCCCGTTTAACGGTGCGCATAAAGGATTCTCTGGAGGGTCTCAAGCGGGACAGTTTGCTCAAAAAGATCAGGTTCGATTTGGAGAATAAACTTGGTTTAAAAAGGGACCAGTTTCGATTGTCAGGTATAATGGTTCTCTATAATAATATGCTGCAGAGTCTTTTCAGTTCTCAGATATTAACCATCGGCTTTGTTGTGATTGCATTAACGGTTATGTTCATGGTGTTGTTTCGTTCTATCAAGATATCTCTGATTGCAATAATTCCCAACATACTTTCCTCTGTTTCTGTACTTGGTGTAATGGGGCTGATCGGCCTGCCACTGGATATGATGACGATCACTATAGCGGCTATAAGTATCGGTATTGCAGTTGATGATACCATTCATTATATTCATAGATTCAAAGAAGAATATGAAATTGATCACGATTATATCAGCACGATGCACCGATGCCATGGAAGCATAGGAAATGCCATGTATTATACCTCGCTTACAATTATAGCAGGCTTTTCTATTCTGGTTTTCTCAAACTTTGTCCCCACAGTCCTTTTTGGTCTCCTCACCAGTCTTGCAATGCTGATTGCACTTATAACAGCACTGACACTTCTTCCGCGACTGATAATCTTGCTGAAACCGTTCGGGAAATAAAAATAGCTCTCCTTGAAACCTCAGACAGCCCTTGGCAGTTTCATATCGAATAAACTGATCCACTGCTGGTTCATCATGAAGGGAGTTTGTGTCGGTCTTTAACGGATGCTCACCCTCCTTGTCCTGTTATTCGGTGTTTTGATTCTGCGGTAGTATTATTTTTTTCTCTTTTAAATATTATATACAGATATAAGGTAGTTACGGCAAAGATTACGAGTGTGAAAATTATGAGTCTTCTTTCAATAGTGTTGATGGAGCGTAAAGCCTCCTTTTCATCAATCTCAGCCAGAAGTACCCAATTTACAAACTTCAGATTAAGCGGTGTGTAGGCGCTGAGTACCACTACTCCGCGATAGTCCGCAGTAATCATTGTACCCGTATTTCCTTCAAATGCATCCTGTGCAGCTTCTGTATCTACCTCTTGTTGCAGGATTGTCGGTTCTTCAGAAAACCGTGAATTTGATCTCATAAACTCGTCTTCACCTACTAAATACATTTCTCCAGTCTCTCCCAAACCCGCCCTGTGGGTTAACATGGCATCAAGATGAGAGAAAGGTATTTCTATTACCAAGACACCTGATAACGACTGGCTGTCATAGACGGGTGCGGAAAAATAGGAGCGAAATTCTCCCCTTGTGTTGTTCCAGGTGTAATCCTCAAAGGCTGCCTCCTCAAGACCGTTTCTGAATACCTGAGCAAAACTAAAGTCCTGGTATTTTCCTGTAAGCACATTAGTCCCGGTAAAATTTTCTCTCGTTACTGAAAATATTACGTCTCCATCTCTATTTACCAGAAAAATGTTTATATATCCATGACTCTTGACGTAATGCTCCATTAACGATTGGTATCTGTTTAGGGTTTTATTATACTGGGAACTGTTGATGCCGAAGGTGTAGAAGCTCTCAGATAGTTGAACAAGGGCTTGTTTTATTATTGGGTTTTTTGCAAGGATATCAACATCACCAAATCTTTCACGGAAA is drawn from Candidatus Scalindua sp. and contains these coding sequences:
- a CDS encoding ABC transporter substrate-binding protein — protein: MKKIFYVLLFLLLSHVVTADVQSEAEKVLKASVNEVFTILSDEGLTLEQKKEKVITIITKVFNLPLMAKLSVGKKYWSKFHPEQKTEFINLFIKDFQDFYVDKINLFSDEKIEFLPPIFMDKKKVKIPTLLHSKDKKFSILYMMFKSRDGWKIYDVSIEGVSILHTGRQQFQNILAGGKVEDLLTKMREKMKNENS
- a CDS encoding MMPL family transporter, producing MNIYSRFILSRPILVILALLGLFTYLGFHLKDFRLDASADSLILENDRDFQYFLKTNKTYGASTYLFVTYKPAGDIFSHETLKNLASLRDELKAMKRVVSVFTILDVPLLSNPPVPIKELLGNIKNLEDPAVDFELARSELSNSPIYQELLISSDLKMTMLVVNFAEDEEYDRLILRRGELLKKKKDKTITPAQAAELEEITIKYRECKIRLDRERHSDIAAIREIKERYGDDGELFLGGVSMIADDMTTFIRNDIKIFGIGIFIFLIVTLGVIFRKIRWVVLPILCCALSVLAMIGLLGMFGWEVTVISSNFISLQLIITMALTIHLIVRYQELSVENPDWTEQQLVKETVFSKFVPCLYTTLTTIAGFSSLLVCDILPIITFGWMMSVGLIVSLIITFLLFPAALYLLPKGKSREDRQFGRPITQFLAKVTEHNPKTVFVLSGVLAAVIVVGALRLTVENSFIDYFRDSTEIYQGMKVIDQDMGGTTPLDILVNFEKENDPPLPQETVSASGADISDDFSEFDEFDDFGEFDEEDSDKYWFTADKMALITKVHNYLESLPEIGKVLSLGTMMKVAEVFTEGKPLDNFQLALLYTQLPDKFKSMILTPYVSVADNQARLTVRIKDSLEGLKRDSLLKKIRFDLENKLGLKRDQFRLSGIMVLYNNMLQSLFSSQILTIGFVVIALTVMFMVLFRSIKISLIAIIPNILSSVSVLGVMGLIGLPLDMMTITIAAISIGIAVDDTIHYIHRFKEEYEIDHDYISTMHRCHGSIGNAMYYTSLTIIAGFSILVFSNFVPTVLFGLLTSLAMLIALITALTLLPRLIILLKPFGK
- a CDS encoding cache domain-containing protein, which encodes MKPIKKISLSYAVAFFVFLLFFPLFSYKAFKSAIKDEAFNHLITARELLKHQIIGYFRERFGDVDILAKNPIIKQALVQLSESFYTFGINSSQYNKTLNRYQSLMEHYVKSHGYINIFLVNRDGDVIFSVTRENFTGTNVLTGKYQDFSFAQVFRNGLEEAAFEDYTWNNTRGEFRSYFSAPVYDSQSLSGVLVIEIPFSHLDAMLTHRAGLGETGEMYLVGEDEFMRSNSRFSEEPTILQQEVDTEAAQDAFEGNTGTMITADYRGVVVLSAYTPLNLKFVNWVLLAEIDEKEALRSINTIERRLIIFTLVIFAVTTLYLYIIFKREKNNTTAESKHRITGQGG